The Chitinophaga niabensis genomic interval ACCTGGGAAATACGCTGGTGGCCATTGTAGGCAGAACAGACTCTTACCTGGCCCAGTCGGCACATTTTGTGCTGAACACTACGGTGTCTCAGGAAGCCTGCCCTAATAACCTGGCCCCTACTACCAGTACCACGGCACAACTGGTAATGGGAGATGCCCTGGCAGTTTGCCTGATAGAACTGAAAGGGTTCACAGCAGAGGATTTTGCCAAATTCCATCCCGGTGGTACCCTGGGTAAGAAACTGTACCTCAAGGTCGGCGACCTGAGCAAATTGCACCAGTTGCCGGTTGTGAAGCTACAGAGCACCCTCCGGGAAGTGATCGTGGAGATCTCTTCCAAAATGCTGGGTGTTACCGGCGTAGTGGATGATAAAGGCCACCTGCAGGGGATCATTACAGACGGAGACCTGAGAAGGATGTTGGAGAAGAACATGGATGCCGCCGGTGTAAAAGCACAGGACATCATGAGCAAAAACCCCAAAACCATCCAGCAGGATGAACTGGCAGTAAATGCCCTCGAATTAATGAGAGAGTACGACATAACGCAACTATTGGTCATGAAAGATGATCAGTATCATGGAATTATACATTTACACGATTTAATCCGAGAAGGAATTATTTGAGCGATGACATCTTTAAATAACCATTTTTACGTGGCCATTATGGCCGGAGGAATTGGTAGCCGCTTTTGGCCCTATAGCCGGACGGATTACCCAAAGCAATTTCTGGACATCCTGAACACAGGTAAAACCCTGTTACAATGGACCTATGAACGGTTCACCCAGTTTGTACCGGCAGAGAACATCTTTGTGGTTACACACCACAACTATGCTTCCACCGTAGCCAAACAACTGCCTTTATTGCCCCAGGACAATATCGTCAGCGAACCCTCCAGGAAAAATACTGCGCCCTGTGTGGCATACATCTCTCATAAGATCCATAAGAAAGACCCCAAGGCCAGCATCATTTGCGCACCGGCGGACCACCTGATCATGGACCCCACACAGTTCACCAGTACCTGCCTCAATGCGCTGTTATTTGCACAAAAGAACAATGCATTGCTCACGCTTGGTATTAAACCAACCCGCCCGGACACGGGCTATGGTTACATTCAATACGAAACCCAGCAGGTGGCAGACAATGTGTACCAGGTTAAAACCTTCACTGAAAAGCCCAACCTGGAACTGGCAAAGACCTTCCTGAAAAGCGGGGACTTCCTCTGGAACGCAGGGATCTTTGTATGGAACGCCAAAAGCATCCTGCAGGCATTTGCTACCTACCAGCCGGAAATGGATGAACTGTTTGTGCAGGAGACCGCAGCGCTGAATACACCTGCGGAGAAAGATGTGATTGAAAAGATCTACTCCCAGTGTACCAATATATCCATCGATTACGGCGTGATGGAAAAGGCGGACAACGTGTATGTTATTCCTTCCAACTTTGGCTGGAGCGACTTGGGCACATGGGCTTCTGCCTATGAGAACCTGGAAAAGGATTACCTGGGAAATGCCGTACAGGGAAAGAATGTAATGGTGATAGATGCTACCAAATGTATGGTAAAGGCCCCCAACGATAAGCTGGTGTTATTACAGGGCCTGGACGACTTTATTATCATCGATACGCACGATGTGCTGATGATCTGCAAGAAAGAGAACGAACAGCAGATCAAGGAATATGTGGCAGAAGTAAAGCGGCACAAAGGCGAGAAATATTTATAACAAAAAAAGCCGTCCTGCATTTAGGACGGCTTTTTTAATGCAATAATATCAGGATGCCTGGGCTTCCGAACCTTCCAATACCCGGCCAACGCGGCAGGTATGTTCATGGAAAGTAACCACACCCGTTTCCACATCATACATGGCACCAATAATTCCCAGTTCACCACGGTCTATCATATCTGCGATGATCACACTCTGTTCAAGGATAGCCTGCACGGAACGTTCTGTATGAATATGGGTAACAGCCTCCACGAATTCGTGATTGGAAGAAGTCCTGTTTTCTTTAATCGTTTTTTCCTGGAAAACAGCAGGACGGATCTTGCCCAGCAAACCGGTAAGGTTGCCCATTTCCACATGATCGCAGGCCCCTTTGATAGCGCCGCAACCAGTATGCCCCATTACCACAATGATCTTGGACCCGGCCACTTTACAGGCATATTCTAAACTTCCGAGCACATTCTCAGAAATAACGGCACCGGCCAAACGAATACTGAAGATGTCTCCCAATCCCTGGTCAAAGATCAGTTCAGCAGAGGTACGGGAATCCATGCAGCTCACGATAGCAGCAAAGGGCCACTGACCTTCCGCCGTTTGGTTCACTTGCTGCAAAAGGTTCCTGTTTATACGAAGGTTGCTTACAAACCTGGTATTGCCTTCACGAAGAAGTTCTAATGCTGTTGACGGCGTGAGGCTGCTTTGAGTAAGATATGTGTGTGCTTTCATCATTATAATATTTTTAATCATTGATTTAATTTGCGGATAATTCTTTCAGAAGGTCTTTGTGTGTGCCATTGGTAACAACGCTTACCGGCTTTTCTTTTTCAGGACTTTCCATAAAAACATGGTCCGTGTTATTGATCTTGTATGCTTCTTTGAACCCTTTAAGCACAACTTTTATTTTGTTCTGAGGAGCTTTGATCTGTGTGAATTCCCGGATGATCTCCAGTACATCCTGATCTATATAAGCGGTCCTGCTGGCATCGATCACTACTGTAGAGTTCTCCGGTAATTTATCCAGTGTTAAGAGGATGTTTGCCTTGTTAAGGAAACTCACTTCCTGCGCCAGTTCCAGGCGGATCAGGTCTCCCGTGCGGTATTTCTCTTTATGGAAGAAATAAGGGCTTTTCATATTTCCCCATAACAGGAACAATACGCTTACTCCCAAACCTACACTAACACCAATCAGCAGGTCTGTGAACACGATCACCACAACGGTAACTGCAAAAGGTATCCATTGGTACTTGCCCTTTTCAAACATCTTTTTGAACACAGATGGTTTGCAAAGTTTATACCCGGTAACCAGCAGCACCGCAGCCAGCGTAGCGTATGGGATCTTGTTTAGCAGAACAGGGATCAGGGCTGTACAAACCAGCAGCAATCCACCATGTATCATGGTCGATAATTTGGTGCGTCCGCCGGAATTGATGTTGGCGGAAGAACGAACGATCACGGAAGTAACAGGGATACCGCCTATCAGACCACTCACCATGTTACCAATACCCTGCGCTTTCAATTCGCGGTTAGGCGAAGAATAACGTTTCATCGGGTCCAGTTTATCTGTTGCTTCCAGGTTCAGTAAGGTTTCTATAGAAGCCACCACCGCAATGGTTGCCGCTACCACCCATACTTTACTGTTAGCCAGTTCGCCAAAGTTGGGTAAGGTGAATTGTCCGAAGAAATCGTTGAAAGTTGCCGCCACAGGCAGGGTTACGAGGTGACTTTGCTCCAGGCCCAATACAGAACCAGAGGAAATGAACAACTGGTTAATACCCACACCCGCCAGTACAGCTACCAGCGGAGCCGGTACCACACCTGCTTTCGGGATCTTGTTCCAATACAACAGGATGGCAATGGAAACGATGGTGATGATCACTGCACCAAACTGAATGTGGTTCAGTGTACTTAATAAAGCCGTGAAGGAATTTTCCCCGTCCGTTTGGATAAATGCCATGTCGCTGATCGTATCAGCATCATATCCAAATGCATGCGGTATTTGTTTGAGAATAATGATGATACCAATAGCGGTAAGCATTCCCGTAATAACATTGGAGGGGAAGTAATTGGCTACCGTTCCTGCTTTCACAAATCCCAGGACCAGCTGGAATGCACCGGCTAAAACAACCGCCAGCAGAAAGGTTTCAAAGTTGCCCAATGTAGTGATCGCACTCAGCACAATAGCAGTTAAACCTGCCGCCGGGCCACTCACACTCAGATGAGAACCACTAAAGAAGCCAACCACCAGACCACCAACGATACCTGCTATCATACCTGAAAACAGGGGAGCGCCGGAAGCCAGGGCAATACCAAGGCACAACGGAACGGCGATCAGGAAAACGACCAGCCCGGCCGATAGATCACCTTTAATATTCGAAAAAACAGCAGTCTTCTTGCTCATAGAAATCGTGATTTGATCAGATCGCTACGCACAATCCCCCATATAGGTTTTTCACTATTGAAGCCGGCATTCCGCACCACATATTGTTTCGCCTCAAAGGCAAGACAGTTGCGGTGACATAACGGAACCCCAAAACAACCAACAATGATGCAGGATCAATGCGTGATCTGGTAGTAGTACAGAAAAAAATGAAATTGAAAATTGTGTGCTACGGTATAGCACACGAATGTTGAGAATTAACCAAGATGGTTTGGAGGAGGGGTTTGGATCTCCTGTATGGGACTGGCAGGAATATCCTCGTGATAACTATAAGACAACGTGCGGAGGAATAATTCAGGATTTAACTCTGTTTCCTCATCTGCATATCTGTGAAAATTGAGATCGTTAGGAGAAAGCTTTAATGTTTTAGACATACAGCCACCGTCCACATGCTCCTCTACAATTTGATTGTTAAACAGTAATTTCCCCACTTGTGCAATGGGTAGCAGCTGAACACACATCAGGCAGACAAAAAATATACTGATTACTTTTTTCAAAATGTTTATCGCGTCAATTTACGTTGAAGCAAAAATACTCCGCGAATTTCACAATTCATATTTTAACGGGTCAAAGAATTGTTAAATGCATCTTAATTAATTATAAACCCGGCACTTATAGTTATTAATAGCCCGTAAATAATTCATCCCGCCCAGGAACCGCTCATCACAATCCCCCATCATGGCTAAAATCACTAAACCCTAATAATCAATCATTTAAACTAAAACAGGTAATGTTCTAAGCAAGTTATTTTGCATTAAAGAGTATTTGGTATTGCATAGTAGTAAATAGTTCATATCTTTGTATCGTAAAGCTGATATATACCAATATTAAAAAGCGCACTTGCCATGAATATAGACAACACGCAATCACAGATGAGAAAAGGGGTGCTGGAGTTCTGCATCCTCTCCATCATCAAGCAAGGCGAGGCTTATCCTTCAGACATTATCGAAAAAATGAAAGAAGCAAAGCTGGACATCCTGGAAGGAACTTTATACCCACTGTTGACTCGCCTGAAAAATGCGGAACTACTCACTTACCGCTGGGTGGAAAGCAGTTCAGGGCCACCACGGAAATATTTTTCCATGACAGAAAAAGGCGAGGCCTTTTACCTCGACCTGGAAAACACATGGAACGAACTGGCCAATGCTGTACACAAGCTTACATTACCTCATTCCATCCAATAATATACATCCAAGACCTAAAACCTAAAATCAGAAATTAGAGATGAAAAAGATTATCAACATAAACTTGTCCAGCCGCCTGATCCCCATAGAGGACAGTGCTTACGAGATCTTGCGGCAGTACCTGGATAGCCTTAAGCGCTATTTCTCGCAAGAGGAAGGTGCAGAGGAGATCGTTGGAGATATTGAAAGCCGCATCGCCGAAATCTTCCAGGATAAGATCCGCAAAGGCGCACATTGCATCACGGATGAAGATGTGCAGGCTATCAAAACCTCCATGGGTACGCCGGAACAATTTGCTGACGAACCTCTTAACAGTACGAAGGAGTCAAAAAACCACGCGACCAACGAAAGCTTCGCAGCTTACGCCCGTCCGCGGAAACGCTTCTATCGGGATCCGGATAGTAAAGTATTAGGTGGCGTATGTAGTGGTTTGGGTGCTTACTTTAATGTTGATCCGGTTGTTTTCCGTATCGTATTTGCCCTCATGGCCTTTGGCTGGGGTGGTGGTATCGTCCTTTATTTTATCCTCTGGTTTGCAACTCCTGAAGCTGTAACAGCAGCTGAAAAGCTGGAAATGCGCGGAGAGCGGGTGGATCTCAATAATATTAAAGCAACGGTGCAGGAAGAAATGAACACCTTCCGCTCCCGCATGGAAAGGATGGGTGATGATGTCAGAAATTTTTCAGAGGGCCGCGGGAAACAGTTCGGTAGAGATGCCGGTACTGCAATTGAAGGGTTTTTCAGGGGACTGGCAAATGTGATCGCATTTGTTGCAAAAGGGTTCTTCCTTTTCATCGCAGTCGTAATACTCTTTACAATAGTAGTTGGCCTGATCGCAGCAGCTGCTTTTTCCGCGGTCCTTTTCCCGATCAAAGACCTGGTTTTTGATAACGGAATGCAAAGCCTGCTCTTCTGGCCTGCGATCTCCCTCCTCATTGGTATCCCCTTACTTTCACTGATCATGTTCCTCGTAAGGAAAATGACCGGAGTCAGGCAAACCAATAAGTACGCTGGTTATACTTTAGGGTTCTTCTGGATATTGGGAGTGGTATTCACCATCTGGATCGCCATTTCTTTGTCCCGCGACTTTAGCGCACCTAAGATCAGGGAATCTGAAAACTTTGCCCTGGCACAACCTTCTTCCGGAAAGCTGATCATTCAGAAGGAAGAAGACCTGCTGGATATGGACGATATGAACGTATTTGATGGTAACCTGCGGGTGGTTGATGATACCGCCATTATCGGAGACATCCGCATCAATGTAAAGAAAAGTAATACAGACAGTTTTGCCGTAGAAGTGGAAAGGGCTTCAAGAGGCCGTACCGTAGCACAAGCTAAGATGCTGGCCCGTGAGATCCAGTTCCAACTGAAGCAGAAGGACTCTGTATTACTTATTCCTTCAGGTTTTTCCATCCCGCGCAATTCCATCTACCGCAACCAGTCCGTAAGGGTAACCATTCTGGTGCCCGTAGGAAAGAACCTTAGGATTGATAAGGATGTATGGGACCACTACCGCTTTGACCGTAACTGGAGAAACGAATGGTGGGATAACTGGGACGATGAATGGAACAGCAAAGAACAGATCGATATAAAAATGAATGCAGATGGTTGGGAAAAGCGGGTGAAAGAAGAAGAGAAGAAAGAACGCTCCGTAAAGGATTCCCTTGAGCAGAACTATCAGTATAAAGGGCCTGATCAGCAGAGCACCACGCCTATAGAGGACAGCAAGGAAAAGAATAAAGATTCCGCAAAGGATAAGGCAAGTGTGGCTATGAATTTCGTGAACTTCCTCTTCCAGGGCAGCTTTTAACAATATTTGAAAAATTCGTCACAATAAGTTTAGTTTCACAACAACGTACAAAACCGCGGTGTCAACCGCGGTTTTTTCATGTATTTAGGTGGCATAACACGATTTTTCCCGATCCGATCATCCCCATCCCCCGATTATTGCTAGTTTTGCATATTCTAAATTCAGGAGGATCAGATAAGGATGAAGGCACCAATTAACATTGCACTGGTAGGTAATCCGAACAGTGGGAAAAGCTCGCTCTTTAATGCGCTTACAGGATTGAACCAGAAAGTGAGTAATTTTCCGGGGGTAACGGTTGATAAAAAGACCGGTAACGCCCGTATTACACCTCAGCTGGATGCAACCATCATTGACCTGCCCGGTACCTATAGCCTTTATCCAAAAAGTGCAGATGAATTTGTGACCTATGATGTGCTGCTCAACCCCAAAGGGGAAGACCGGCCTAACATGATCCTCATTATTGCCGATGCCTCCAACCTCAAACGTAACCTCCTCTTCTGCTCCCAGATCATAGACCTGAAATTACCCGTGATCATTGGCCTCACCATGATGGACCTAGCCAAGAAAAAAGGCGTGGAAATAGATCTGGCCGGCCTCGAAAGAGAACTGGGCGTTCCCGTAGTAGCCATCAATCCCAGGAAGAACAAGGGACTGCCGCAACTAAAAAAGAACATAGAACTCATAGCACAGGAGAAGTTCGGCGCCCCCGCCAGGGATTTCATCGAAAATCAGGAACTCGCGCCCGCCGTGATAGCCGATGTGAAAAAGATCTTTCCCGTAACCAGCGACTATGGTGCTTTACACGTAGCCGTGAACTATGATGAACTGGAATTCCTGAACAAGGGCCAGCAGCAGCAGATAAAAGCGAGCATCCACACAAACGGATTCAATAAAACAAAGATACAGGCGGAAGAGATCATGCAGCGGTACAGCCGCATCAAGCATATCATGAATGTTACCGTAGTGGAAACCGATCCCCTGCAGCAACAACTCCAAACCGAGCGCATCGATAACTTATTGCTGCATCGTTTCTGGGGATACCTTATTCTCCTGGCCGTACTTTTCCTGTTATTCCAAAGCATTTTCTGGCTGGCCTCCTACCCGATGGACCTTATCGAAGCAGGATTTGGCAGCATCAGCGGTTGGTTCTCACAGATCCTCCCGGATAATAAAGTGAGCGATATCTTCATCAATGGGATCATTGCAGGCCTGGGCGGTATTGCCGTTTTCATCCCGCAGATCATGATCCTCTTTGGATTGATCACCATCCTGGAAGATACCGGGTACATGGCCCGGATCAGTTTTTTAACAGACCGGCTCATGAGGCAGGTAGGCCTGAACGGAAAATCCGTGATGCCTCTGATCAGTGGCGTGGCTTGTGCCGTACCTGCTATTATGGCTGCCCGTAATATTGAGAATAAAAAGGAACGCCTCATCACCATCATGATCACTCCCCTGATGGCCTGTTCTGCAAGGTTGCCCATCTATACCATCATGATCGCTTTGGTAATACCCAATAAAAATGTGCTGGGCTTCCTCAGTTTACAGGGCCTTGTAATGATGGGCCTCTATTTACTGGGTTTCTTTATGGCCATTGCTATTGCAGGGATCATGAAGTGGTTCATCCGCATCCGAGAGAAGAGCTATTTCATCATGGAATTACCGGTTTACCGCGCCCCGCGCTGGAAGAATGTAGGCACCACCATGATTGAAAAGGCGAAGATCTTTGTAATGGATGCCGGTAAAGTGATCATGGTTATCTCCATCATCCTCTGGTTCCTGGCATCCTACGGACCCGGCAAACCCATGGAAGGCGTACATCAGAAGTATGAACAACTGATGGCTCAGACAACGGATTCTGCCCAACTCCAGGACCTGGACAAACAATTTCAATCCGAAAAACTGGCCAACTCTTATGCCGGTATATTGGGCCATGCCATTGAACCGGTTGTAAAGCCCCTGGGATTTGACTGGAAAATAGGCATTGCATTGATCACCTCTTTTGCCGCCCGCGAAGTTTTTGTGGGAACCATGGCAACCCTTTATAGTGTAGGAGAAACGGAAGACAGTGATGCTACCCTGCGGGAAAAAATGGCCGCCGCCACCAGGATAGACGGAACTCCCGTATATACCCTTGCAACCGGTCTCTCGCTCATGATCTTCTATGCTTTTGCCATGCAGTGTATGAGTACACTCGCTATTGTGAAACGCGAAACCCGTTCCTGGAAATATCCCATCATTCAGTTCCTGTATATGACGGCACTGGCTTATGCCTGCAGTTGGCTCATTTATGTGATATTCAAATAAGCGGAAACCGTTACATTTGGAGAAATACGCTTCGGATGAAAAAACTATTCCCAATTGTTGGTTGCCTGATCGCGCTGTCTGCCTCCGCGCAGATCGATTCCTCTCAGCTCATGAAAGATGTGCAGACCCTTTCCGCAGATAAAATGGAGGGCCGTAAAACCGGGACCAAAGGGAACCGCCTTGCCCAGTTCTACCTGCTGGACCGCTTAAAGCAAGCCGGCCTGCAACAATTCAGCAACACTTACGAGCAGCCCTTTTATTTCACGCAGGGAGAGAAACGTATCATGGGTACTAACCTCTACGGCTACATCAAGGGAAGCATCGATAGTTTTATTGTGATCTCTGCGCATTACGATCACATCGGCATCAAAAAGCCCCAATCCGGAACAGACAGTATTTACAATGGCGCAGACGATAATGCTTCCGGCATAGGAGGCCTTCTTGCCATGGTCAGCTATTTTTCTAAGAACCCACCGAAACATACATTGGTCTTTGCCGCATTCGATGCAGAAGAAATGGGTTTACAGGGAGCAAAAGCCTTTGTGGCCAAACTACCAGTACCGGCTACACGCATCCTGATGAACATCAATATGGATATGATCAGTCATAATGATAAGAATGAACTGTACGTATGCGGCACTGCTCATTACCCGCAGTTAAAACAGTTCGTAACAGCCGCCGCAGCCACCAGCCTGGTAAATCTCCCCATGGGCCACGACCGCCCGGAGGATAAAGACCAGAACTGGACCAACCAGAGCGATCATTATGAGTTTCATAAAAAGAAGATACCCTTCCTGTACTTCGGTGTAGAGGATCACCCGGATTATCACAGGGCATCCGATGAATTCAGTAAGATCAATCCTTCCTTTTATTACCAGGCAACAAAGAGCATATTGAGTGTAGTTCAGATCGTAGACAAGCAATAAAAAAGCCGCATCAAACGATGCGGCTTTTTTTATAAAATACGTGGGAATAAAAACAATCCCCGTTAAAAAGATAAAACCTCCCCTTTTAGAAAATGCCGCAGGCATTTTCTAAAAGGATCATTCCCCCGGCCTTGGTTCAATCAGGATATGATAATATGCTTTATTCATCTGCGAAGACCCAACGTACTGCACCCTCGTTCTGGAAACACTTTCCGGCGAAGCCACCCTTAACGGCGCATGCCCCAGTATCTTCGTCAGCGCCTTATTCAGCAAAGGCTCTTTCACACTACCCCAATCCCCAAGGGCCAAACTCTCCACTACTTCTTCATTCGGCGCAAAACCATTTGTATAATCAGAAGTCCCCAGCGAATTGAATGCCTTAGAAGTGATCGGTTGAAGGCCCCATGTATTTCTTGCATCATTGATCTTGTAGAAGGTCTGTGAACCCACATTCTTACCATACGTTTTTTCACCTATCAGCCACACACCCATATAAGGCTTCAAGCCATTGATGATCAACTCGCTCGCAGAAGCAGAGTTATTACTGGTGAGGATGATAAAACTTTCCAGCCCCGTACCGATGTTATTGGCCTCATTTGTAAAGTAGGTCTTGAAGAATTCCGGCCCATAAGCATCTGTATATTTCTTTGTGTTGAAAGCATTATACTCTCTTTTGAAGAACACCTTGGTGGTACTTAAACCCGTTACGATATTACTTCCCAGGTTAACAGTGGAACGGGCATCACCACCGCCATTGTAACGAAGGTCCAGGATAAGATGTTTAACCCCGGCTGCTTTGAACCTGGCAAAAACAGCATCCACCTGGTTATCATATTCATTTTCATAACCAGCTTGTCCCCTGTCCGGCGCAAAGAAATGATACACGAAATAACCGATCTTCTTATTATCGATGGTATACACAGAATCCATGTACACGGGGTTTTCTGCGTACTCAAGCACTGTCAGGTTTTTGACAACAGGATTGGTGGTACTATCGCGCAATCCGTCCTTTGAATAAGTGTGATCATAAACCGTGATGGTATGATCTTTTCCCAGCGCATCCAGGAATGCATTTACATCTGCATTATTGGTGGCGGAAGAATATTTGAAATCCTTGTTATTGATCTGGAAGAAAAGCTGTCCTCTTTTAAGGCCTGCGGCGGAAGCCGGGGAGTTCTTCTTAACATATTGAATGATCCCTCCCAGTTTTGTGCCACCATCGTGCAGGAACAAACCAACGCTGTACCCGGCTTCTTTGGTATTACCGCTTAAAGAGTTCTGAAGGTCTTTATAATTAGGTACCGCCCAGGAATACCGGTCGTCTGCATGTAACAGGCTTTCAAAAAAATCATAAGGAGCTTTGGTATAATCCGGGGTAGCAGTGATACTGGTATTCCAGTAATACTCCTGTTTCATGGTAGTGTAGATCCAGTTATTCACATAACCATTATCGGTATCAGGGACCGGAGAGCTGTCTTTCTTTTTACAAGCGGAAAATAAAATGCCTGCGGCAAAGGTACATAGGAGGTATCGGAACATCGCGGAGCGCTTTTTCATAAATGCTATTGTAAGGTATTAAATTATTACTTTTTCCTGAGCTGCACCGTCAGCAGATCGTCCGGCCGCTTATAAATATCGATGAACTGGTCCGCATAACCTTTACGGCTGATCATGATCCTGCTGCCTGCTTTTACACCTTTCAGGTAAAAATGCCCGCAGGCGTCTGTTTGCACAGTATCCACTTTTGCATTTGCAATTGGTTTCCCCCGCTCATTGGTAACGATGCCGAAGAGGTTATATTGTTCATCCTCCAAATGAACGATCAGCACCCTTTTGCCTCCCCTTTCGTGCATGCCCGTGCTTCTCAGGCCGGTGGCTACGTCTATCTTTTTAATCTTAACGCCCACCATCTCCGCAGAATCCACTTCCCGGCCGTTGATGATATAAACAGACTTTTGCTGGGCAAAACCGGCCAGGGAAAAAAGGAGCAGAAAAGGCAGAAAGCGGTTCATAAATTACAATTATGCACAATCCATGCCAGCTATTGCATTGTTGGCTGAACCCCCTCTGCTATTAGCTCCTGGCGGATCTTCCGTTTCCATTCCTGCTGCGTAAAGGTATTCATGCCGCTGTGCACCTTGTCGTCAAACTCATCCTGCATCCGGTTCATGTCCCGGAAAGATTCCAGGTATTCATACTGGATCCGGCTTTCGTGGTCATCTGCGGTAAGGGGCATTTGCAGCACTTTTTTCCGGAAACGTTCTGCTACCAGGCGGGTGATGTCAAAATGCAATTGTTCATGTTCCAGTGTATGGGCAGAAGGCGGCCTGGTGCGTAACCAGGAAGAACTTTTCACCCAAAATACCTGTAAAACAAGCGTGATCTCCAGCGTATCCCGGAATTGCCGGCTGCTGCCATCAAAAGCAAAACTGGTGAAACTGATCGCCTCATTTTTAGCCGTTCCGGAACCCCGGGGGCTGGCTCGGAAATCATCTGCTTTTATGGCTCGCTGATGGTAAAAAAGGGTGTCGGAAGTGGCATCTTCAAGCCTGGGATCTGTTAAAAAGATCACCTTTACCACTTTGCCGGAATCTTTATGGGAGGCGGGTACAGCAGTATTCTGCACAAAAAGGCAGCAGAGGGTTCCGATATAAATTACCGGGTTAAACATGATGTATGTTAAAGTTCGGGAATCTATTTTGTTTGTGCGGGTAATTTTAAAAAAACAAGTGCTGGCGGGGTATTTCGGGGAACGCACAAAATTCAGTAATTTACAAGATTACCAAAACAATCATTCCATGTACGGCGGTGGATACATTTTTGACGAGCCCAATAACCGGCAGTTAAAAGAAGAGCAATTACACGATGATCCGGAAAAACTGGCGGAATTTGAGGATCGGATAGCCCGGGGAGAAAAGATCGAACCAGGCGACTGGATGCCTTCAGAATACAGAAGGCAATTAATCCGTCTTATTGAACAACATGCCCATTCAGAAATAATCGGCGCTTTGCCGGAGGGTACCTGGATC includes:
- a CDS encoding KpsF/GutQ family sugar-phosphate isomerase, which translates into the protein MKQKTIVNIQDTAKRTIRLESAAIGSLEQYVNDDFVQTVELIAQIKGRVVVTGIGKSAIIAQKIVATLNSTGTPALFMHAADAIHGDLGMVTPDDVVICISKSGESPEIKVLVPLVRNLGNTLVAIVGRTDSYLAQSAHFVLNTTVSQEACPNNLAPTTSTTAQLVMGDALAVCLIELKGFTAEDFAKFHPGGTLGKKLYLKVGDLSKLHQLPVVKLQSTLREVIVEISSKMLGVTGVVDDKGHLQGIITDGDLRRMLEKNMDAAGVKAQDIMSKNPKTIQQDELAVNALELMREYDITQLLVMKDDQYHGIIHLHDLIREGII
- a CDS encoding mannose-1-phosphate guanylyltransferase, which codes for MTSLNNHFYVAIMAGGIGSRFWPYSRTDYPKQFLDILNTGKTLLQWTYERFTQFVPAENIFVVTHHNYASTVAKQLPLLPQDNIVSEPSRKNTAPCVAYISHKIHKKDPKASIICAPADHLIMDPTQFTSTCLNALLFAQKNNALLTLGIKPTRPDTGYGYIQYETQQVADNVYQVKTFTEKPNLELAKTFLKSGDFLWNAGIFVWNAKSILQAFATYQPEMDELFVQETAALNTPAEKDVIEKIYSQCTNISIDYGVMEKADNVYVIPSNFGWSDLGTWASAYENLEKDYLGNAVQGKNVMVIDATKCMVKAPNDKLVLLQGLDDFIIIDTHDVLMICKKENEQQIKEYVAEVKRHKGEKYL
- a CDS encoding carbonic anhydrase family protein, giving the protein MKAHTYLTQSSLTPSTALELLREGNTRFVSNLRINRNLLQQVNQTAEGQWPFAAIVSCMDSRTSAELIFDQGLGDIFSIRLAGAVISENVLGSLEYACKVAGSKIIVVMGHTGCGAIKGACDHVEMGNLTGLLGKIRPAVFQEKTIKENRTSSNHEFVEAVTHIHTERSVQAILEQSVIIADMIDRGELGIIGAMYDVETGVVTFHEHTCRVGRVLEGSEAQAS
- a CDS encoding SulP family inorganic anion transporter; protein product: MSKKTAVFSNIKGDLSAGLVVFLIAVPLCLGIALASGAPLFSGMIAGIVGGLVVGFFSGSHLSVSGPAAGLTAIVLSAITTLGNFETFLLAVVLAGAFQLVLGFVKAGTVANYFPSNVITGMLTAIGIIIILKQIPHAFGYDADTISDMAFIQTDGENSFTALLSTLNHIQFGAVIITIVSIAILLYWNKIPKAGVVPAPLVAVLAGVGINQLFISSGSVLGLEQSHLVTLPVAATFNDFFGQFTLPNFGELANSKVWVVAATIAVVASIETLLNLEATDKLDPMKRYSSPNRELKAQGIGNMVSGLIGGIPVTSVIVRSSANINSGGRTKLSTMIHGGLLLVCTALIPVLLNKIPYATLAAVLLVTGYKLCKPSVFKKMFEKGKYQWIPFAVTVVVIVFTDLLIGVSVGLGVSVLFLLWGNMKSPYFFHKEKYRTGDLIRLELAQEVSFLNKANILLTLDKLPENSTVVIDASRTAYIDQDVLEIIREFTQIKAPQNKIKVVLKGFKEAYKINNTDHVFMESPEKEKPVSVVTNGTHKDLLKELSAN
- a CDS encoding PadR family transcriptional regulator, translated to MNIDNTQSQMRKGVLEFCILSIIKQGEAYPSDIIEKMKEAKLDILEGTLYPLLTRLKNAELLTYRWVESSSGPPRKYFSMTEKGEAFYLDLENTWNELANAVHKLTLPHSIQ
- a CDS encoding PspC domain-containing protein; this translates as MKKIININLSSRLIPIEDSAYEILRQYLDSLKRYFSQEEGAEEIVGDIESRIAEIFQDKIRKGAHCITDEDVQAIKTSMGTPEQFADEPLNSTKESKNHATNESFAAYARPRKRFYRDPDSKVLGGVCSGLGAYFNVDPVVFRIVFALMAFGWGGGIVLYFILWFATPEAVTAAEKLEMRGERVDLNNIKATVQEEMNTFRSRMERMGDDVRNFSEGRGKQFGRDAGTAIEGFFRGLANVIAFVAKGFFLFIAVVILFTIVVGLIAAAAFSAVLFPIKDLVFDNGMQSLLFWPAISLLIGIPLLSLIMFLVRKMTGVRQTNKYAGYTLGFFWILGVVFTIWIAISLSRDFSAPKIRESENFALAQPSSGKLIIQKEEDLLDMDDMNVFDGNLRVVDDTAIIGDIRINVKKSNTDSFAVEVERASRGRTVAQAKMLAREIQFQLKQKDSVLLIPSGFSIPRNSIYRNQSVRVTILVPVGKNLRIDKDVWDHYRFDRNWRNEWWDNWDDEWNSKEQIDIKMNADGWEKRVKEEEKKERSVKDSLEQNYQYKGPDQQSTTPIEDSKEKNKDSAKDKASVAMNFVNFLFQGSF